In the Arachis ipaensis cultivar K30076 chromosome B04, Araip1.1, whole genome shotgun sequence genome, tttcttttttttggtaAGGGTCCCCAAATTTTTCAACTTGCTACTAATTACATGGACTAGTACCTTTTTCTCCTCCACAAACACAAAAAAGGCACAAAGATACCAACTTGGGTGGCTCTAACATGTTTCCCAAATCTAGAGGTTCTTGTTCAACTCTGTTACACAACTACTTCTCTTGTTCTAACATAATATATTCTCTCTCTCACACAGTAATCTCCAACACCAACAACAATGTCTCTCTCCATTAAGTTACATGTAACAACTTCCCATCTAAATTACCTCAACCACCATGCCAAAACCAACACCAACACTAGCACAagtaacattagaaccaaaccaATTTACACTTCCAACCCATTGATCATAACAACTAGTAGGTCTAGAAAAATGAGCTTAGGCTGCTATGGTGCACCCTTTATTAAGAGCTCATTGATTGAGCCAGATGGGGGTGCATTGGTGGACCTTGTGGTGTCAGAGTCTCAAAGGGGTCCTAAGATTTTGGAAGCTGAGGCACTTCCAAAGGTAAAGCTCACAAAGATTGATATAGAGTGGGTGCATGTGATTAGTGAAGGTTGGGCTAGCCCCTTGAGAGGGTTCATGAGGGAAGATGAGTACTTGCAAAGCCTTCATTTCAATGCTTTGAGGTTGAAAGGAAATGGATCTTTGGTGAACATGTCACTACCAATTGTGTTGGCAATTGATGATCAGACCAAGGAGAAAATTGGGAATTCCTCCAATGTTGGGTTGCTTGGTCCCAGTGGAGATTGCATTGCTATTCTTAGAAGGTCACTCACCAAATCtcacatttttcttcttttcttttcatcataTTCTATCTTCTTAGTGTTCATTGATACCTAATTGTTTCTGTTTTCAATTCTTTGTGGCCATGATATAAGTTGTATATGTGTTTTGTCCATCACTTAATCaatattattgttttgaatctaaTATATATGCAGTCATTTTGAGAGTATGATTGTTAAAAACTTCACTGCCAAAAGGCTATGTCTTAATAAACCTATCTTTCATGGTGTTACTTGGTATTTCTTAACCATTCAACTCCTTTTGCAGCATTGAAATCTATAAGCACAACAAGGAAGAAAGAATAGCTAGAACATGGGGAACAATTGCTGCAGGGCTGCCATATGTAGAGGAGGCGATTACCCCGGCCGGAAACTGGCTTCTCGGAGGAGACTTGGAAGTGCTAAAGCCTATCAAGTACAATGATGGCCTTGATAACTACAGGCTATCTCCTAAACAACTCCGTGAGGAATTCGACCGGCGAGAAGCCGATGCAGTTTTTGCCTTTCAGTTAAGAAACCCTGTACATAATGGTCATGCCTTGTTAATGAATGATACTAGAAAGGGCCTATTGGAAATGGGatacaaaaatccaattttgtTGCTTCATCCTCTTGGTGGTTTCACAAAAGCTGATGATGTGCCTTTGAGTGTTAGAATGGAACAACATAGCAAGGTGATTACCAATTTCACATTGTTGTTTTTCTTATGTGTGATGCTTAGTAGTATCCATCAGTTTTCTTTTATCTGTCACCGTTATTTTATACTACATTTTTGGATCATATTTATCTAAGAATGTATAGAGGATAACAGTGATAGATAAAAGAGAATTGAAGTATAAAATCAATGTGATTTCATTAAATTTAGCTGCTAATGTGACATCATTATTGACCCTTTGGTCATGCCATTATACTCATCTAAGCACTGTTCTTATGGTAAATATTTTTGTATCTTCTTAGGTCTTAGAAGATGGAGTTCTTGATCCTGAGACCACCATAGTGGCTATATTTCCTTCACCTATGCACTATGCCGGTCCAACCGAGGTGCAGTGGCATGCCAAGGCTAGGATCAATGCTGGTGCCAACTTCTATATTGTTGGCCGCGATCCAGCTGGCATGGGACACCCAACTGAGAAAAGGGATTTATATGATCCTGATCATGGTAAAAAGGTGTTAAGCATGGCACCTGGCCTAGAAAAGCTTAATATTTTGCCATTTAGGGTAAGTAACATTATATTTAGTATTCATATAGTTGAAGAGATCAATTTCATTTGTGTAAATAGTAAACATCTTTTACACATTCAACTTATCACATTCTTTTTTTCTCAAATTGCAGGTAGCAGCATATGACACTAGTGAGAATAAGATGGCATTTTTCGATCCCTCTCGCGCCAAGGATTTTCTCTTCATATCCGGAACAAAGGTATTTCTTTCGATTCGAATCTGCAATTCTGCATCTGCCACTGCCATTGGTTCACTCTTCTTTCTTAGAACTGGCTACAGCTTAAGCAAAGTATCATATATGTTACATATTGGAACAACTAAGAGCATAGAGTGAAGAATAAACCTTCATAGTTTTACTAAAACTTGTTATGTTTCTCTGATTCACCAAGTTAAACACTACTGCATTATGCTAATTTAGTGATCACAATATGATTTTACATTTCACAATTTCTATTCAATTTATACCATGCATGCATGCACCAAATTAATCTTGGTGCATTGTATTAACTGAAATTTAAAAATGTGTTCTAAGTAATTTCTTTGAACACAAGTAATTGACATAGTTCCAGCCATAGCCTGTCCAATCATGTTCTTGATTCAATTCAtacttgttcttgttcttgatcAAATTTGGAACTTCCAATTCATCAACTACCAATCAAATGGAACCAGAATGTTTTTGATAGTCATAATTAAAGACCAAATTTTATGTCTTATATACATTCTCTCCAtcagagaataaaaaaataattaactgtCATTAACTGCCAATGCAATTAACCAAAGGATAGCtacttaataattaataaatagtaATCAATTTAATTACta is a window encoding:
- the LOC107635497 gene encoding ATP sulfurylase 2, with translation MSLSIKLHVTTSHLNYLNHHAKTNTNTSTSNIRTKPIYTSNPLIITTSRSRKMSLGCYGAPFIKSSLIEPDGGALVDLVVSESQRGPKILEAEALPKVKLTKIDIEWVHVISEGWASPLRGFMREDEYLQSLHFNALRLKGNGSLVNMSLPIVLAIDDQTKEKIGNSSNVGLLGPSGDCIAILRSIEIYKHNKEERIARTWGTIAAGLPYVEEAITPAGNWLLGGDLEVLKPIKYNDGLDNYRLSPKQLREEFDRREADAVFAFQLRNPVHNGHALLMNDTRKGLLEMGYKNPILLLHPLGGFTKADDVPLSVRMEQHSKVLEDGVLDPETTIVAIFPSPMHYAGPTEVQWHAKARINAGANFYIVGRDPAGMGHPTEKRDLYDPDHGKKVLSMAPGLEKLNILPFRVAAYDTSENKMAFFDPSRAKDFLFISGTKMRAYAKSGENPPDGFMCPNGWKVLLKYYESLQTEESPQQPAVLSA